The stretch of DNA ACCAATTCGCCAACCTCGCTGCGCCTTGTTTCGAATTGTGGATGCCCGTACTCGTCGTCTCCGATATACACGCTACTTAACGTTTGTACATCAAGCGCGAAACCCGCTTTCCAATCACCGTCAAGCTTAATTGGATTCACTTTCATGTCAAGCGCACGGGAGGATCATCTATCGACGAGTGGCGCGTTTGGATTGAGGATCGGCGTGTCCCAGCCGGCGACGTCGGCCGGCATAATGCCGCGGCGAAACTCGGTGAAACTGAACGTTGTCGGGTGGTAGGGCCCGACGAATTCGATGTTGTTGCTTGGTTTGATCTGGTCTTCCATGCCGAGGCACCAGAGGTGAGCGTTGACGAGCAGGCGGCGGAAGCCGTCGTTCAAGATGTCTTCAGACGCGCCCTGCGTCGTCGCGAAGACGCGCGCCTCTTTGCCCGATTTGCTTTTGTAGTTGCGCACCCACACGACGGGCTGCGGGTTTGCGCCCTTCTCCGGGTCTACTGGCGAGTCTTTCGTCATGCCGTTAAGCACGATTCCTTTCGCCAGGACAACGCTGCCTTCGATTGGGTCGGCGGTGTAGCAGCCGGCCTGCACGTGCATGTCGCTCACGCCCCGCAGAATGGGATGTTCCTTCTGTTCCGGGACGATCTCAAGGCGCGAACTCTGCTTGTGATTGTCCCCGTAGTGGCTTACCCACGTTTCGCCGAGCACCTGACGGCCGAAGCCTTTCTCAAATTCTTTGCCCGCGTATTGCCAGTCATAGGAGTGAAACTTGCGCTCCTTCGGGATTTGGAACGCGTGCGTCGACGTGCGCAGACCGATGATCGGGCCGCCGCGATCGACGTAGTCGACGAAGTGCTGCATCTCGTCGTCGGGCATGTTGATGAAGCGCATGAAAATGACCATGAGATCGGCTTCTTTCAGGACGCTTAGGCCGTGCAGATCGCTGCTTCCGGGAAGGAGGAAACCGGTCTTCGGATCGGTGCCGAAGATGACCGTGCATTTGAAGCCGTAGTGCTTCGCAAGAATGCGCGCCAGCGCGGGCAACGATTCTTCGCCGCGGTATTCGTGGTCGGACGCGATGAACACGATGTGTTTGCCCGCGCCGATGCCTCCGGAGCCTTCGTAGACGACGTGGGTGGGTTCTGCGGCGAATACGGCCGCCGACATTACCATCATGATGATTGGAATTGCAGTCAAGGGTGCTCTAACCATGGCTTACCTCCAGCATCTGGCCCTTGGCCGTTTATCTCGTCTGCGTTGCCGCGCTCGACCCTATAGTTCGCTAATTCTTCGTAACGCGAATCGACTGCAAATACGCGATTAAGTCCAGAATCTCTTCGCGTGTGTAGCTGTTTAGAAGCCCCGTCGGCATCGTGGAGAGTGGCGCGGGCGTTCTCTCTTTGATGTGCCCGTACAAAATCTTTTTGCCTTCGAGGTCCTGTAAGGGATTCGTGAGAACGCGCACGTAATCGGCGTTTTCTTCGACAATAATTCCGTAGACATCGCCGTCTTCGAGAATGTCGCCCGTATCTACGCTCAAATGCCACGTCTTGTATTTCTCGTTGATTACCTTCGACGGATCGAGCAGTTCCGTCAAGATCGCCGCGGCGTCCATGGGCTTGGTTCCATCGGTGAGATCAGGGCCAACGCGGCCCCCCTTCTCGTTCTGAAGGTGGCAGACCGTGCAGGACGCCTCCTTGAAAATCTTCTCGCCGCGTTCGGGCGACCAGCTTGTTCCCATTGGCGACACGTCATTGATCAGATTGGCGATTTTCCACTCCTGCACGAACTTGCGGCCCGGCGTGTTCAGCACGTCCTTGTTCTCGTTCATCCACTTCTGCGGGTCTTCGACCACGTGCATGATGCCGTTCATCAATTGGTAATGGCCGGGATAGGTGCAGATGTACTCGTATTGGCCGAGTTCCTTCGGCGCGGTGAACTCGATGGTTTCCTTGCCGCCCATCGACAGCATTTTCGACGCGGCGAAGATTTTGTCGATCTGCGGCGTCCAATTCTTCTTGATGCCGTCCGCGCCGAGCATCATCGCGGCGAGCGCGACCTGGGACCCCGAGCCGGGCTGCACGAAGATCATATTGTGGTCCATTGCGTCGGGGTTCGAGAAGACGATTTTGACCTTCATACCCGGCCCGACCGCAAACGCCTTGCGGTCGTATCGCATCTGCTCCTTGAGCGTCTGGATGTGGACGACCATCGTGTCGCCTTCCATCTTCGGATCGGGCGACTTTTCCTGTTCGAGATAGCTTGCGGTGTCGGCACTCGCGTCGTGCCGGTGCGCCATGTGGTCCATTGCCGCGGATTTTTGCGCGCCGATGCGCCCTTCAATCTCCCAGATGTACTTTACGCGTTCGGCGGCGCGGCGCGCATCGGGATGGGGCGAATTGAGCGCGACGGTGAGCAGGCCTTCGTTCAGCACGTTGTGCTGCTGATGCAGCCAGAGCGCTTCGAGCAGGTGGTGCGCGTCTTTCTCGGCGCCGACGTCGAACTGCTGAATCCATTTCGCGACAGCGGTAATGACCTCATTCGTGTCGCGTTCGCTGAGTTCGGTGCGTGCGCGCAACCGGATGCCGTTCATTGGATGCTTGAGCAGGTCGAGCAGCGCCTCGATTGGCTCGCCGTCGACCCTCACGCTGTCGAGCAACGGACGGCCTTCGGCGGTGATGCGATAGACGCGGCCGTGCAGGTGATCGCGGCTTGGGTCGCGAATGTTGTGCTGCATGTGCCCGATGATTGCGTTTTGCCAATCGGACACGTACAGCGCGCCATCGTCGCCCACTCTGAAATCCGACGGACGGAAGTTCGGATCGCTCGACACGAGCAGGTCTTCGGCCTCGGTGCCCCAGAAGTTTCCGTCCTTGTTTTCGAGTGTGTAGCGCTTGATGCCGAGAAATCCGATGCTGTTCAGAATGATGAAGTTGCCGTTGAACTCGTCGGGAAACTGCGTTGTGGACAGGATTCCGCTCGACGGCACGGGCCGGACGGTCTTGGTGAGCAGTTCGTGCATCTTGAACTTGCCGTCGCCGTCCATCCGCACCTGAAACGCGCGGCCCGAGGTTGCGTCGGTGGCGAAATGGTAGCCCCAGTAGTCGAAGTCGCCTCCGTGCGGATTCGGCTCGTTCACCGCATGAAACGAGAACCGGTGCGAGCGCGGGTTGAACCGGTACATGCCCGACTTGCTCGAATGCAGGTGCGCCGGGCCCCACGGCGTCTCGACGTTGCTAACGTTAAAAATGCCGCGCTGGTAGTAGATGTACCCATCCGCCCCATAATCGAAATTGTTCGCGGAGTGGTGCGTGTCGGCGGAATCGAGACCGGTGAACATCAGTTCGCGCACATCGGCCACGTCGTCTCCGTCCGTGTCTTTCAGGAACCAAATGTTCGGAGCGCTGACGACGATGACGCCGCCGTTCCAGAAAGTAAATCCGGTGGGATTATGGACGTACGCGAACGTAATCGCCTTGTCCGCGACGCCGTCGCGGTCTTCATCCGGAAGGATGAGCAGACGGTCGTGCATCTCGTGGTCGGGTTGCCACTTGGGGTAGGTCTCCCACGCCGCCACCCAGATGCGGCCCTTCGTGTCGACGTCCATCTGCACCGGGTTCACCAGTTCGGGGAATTGCTCTTCCGATGCGAACAAGTTCGCCCTCAGGCCTTTCGCGAGCTTGAATGTGTTCACGCCTTCGCTCGGGGGCACGTAGGCCGTTGAGCCTGTTTTTCCGTCGGGCGCGATATTTGTTTTCACGAGCAACGGCTTCGGTACGTTGCTGTCGTCGGGCTTGATGCACTTCCCTCCAATAGCGCTCCAAATCGCCACGTCGCGGCTTGCGGACATTGCGTCAAGCATCACCAATTCGTGTTGCAGCACTTCCGCGTTCGTCTGGTCGTCAACGAACTTGAGGATGGAGCGATTGCCCCATACGTCGTTGCCGTCGGTCGCGTGATAGCGGTTGAACCAGCACCAGTTTTTGTCCAGTACGGCGGTGCGCACCATGTCTATCGAATCTTCGTTGATCTTCTGGCCGAGGCCTTCGACAATTACCTTCGCGAGTTCGCGGTTACCGCGATCGTTCAGATGGACGCCGTTGATCGTGAGCGGGTCCTCGATTGCGCTGTAGAGCGCGCGGGTCGGCGCGTAGAGATCGACAAAGGTCACGCTTTTTTCCGCGGCGACACGCGCCATCGCATCGGTGTAGATCGACAGCCACAGATTGTTTTCGACGCCGTCGGGGAAATTGGGTGAGTTCAGGTTCTCGTGCGCGATTGGCGAAAACAGTACAACGCGCGGGGCGTTCTTTCCGTCGTAGTTCTTCTTTGCCGTCTCGTCAATAAAGTTGCGCAGGTCGCGTTTGAACGCTTCCGGGTCGTGGTAGAACGACTCGTTGTATCCGAAGAACGCGAAGATAACGTTCGCCTTCATTAGCGTCAGCATTTCGTCCGGGCTGGGGTAGCCTTCTTCGCGGGGGCGCCGGGCGACTTCATCGCCGGAGAACGCCAAGGTGCGAAACACGAGGTCCTTGCCGGGGTTGGCGGTTTGAAGGTACGCCTCGAGCCACCCGTCGTGTTGCGCGCGGTCGGGCAGCGCGTTGCCGACAAGCGCGACGCGGTCGCCCTTCTCGAAGGCGAATTGCGCGTGTGCGGTTGCGGCGCACAGCGCCACCACAACGGTTAGAACGGCCCCGGGGACACTTCGGCCAACCCTCATTACATCGACTCCTTTGGTGAATGCCATTCGATTGGAGCAACGACCAGGGAACGTACCCGCGTTTGCATGCGAAGCAATTGCGCCGCAGCCCCCTGAGCAATGCAGTCACAGCCCCGGCAAATCTAATCGGAACCGGCGGCCCGCTTCAAGGCGCGGCAGCTTGCGATGCGCGCGGCCATGCCATTAGGCTGGATGCCGCTCGCCACACGGGGCTGTCGGCGATGCTGCAAGGGATGTGTCCGGAACGATGGAATCGACAACCGGCAGACCAACTGGGATGCGACGCCGCGCGCGCACGTTTTTCGCTGCGTTTGGCGCTGCGTTTGCTTCGGCGTGGTGCGCCGGCGCCGCCGAAAATGAGGGTTGGGAAGCCGCCTATGCCGAACGGCTTACGTGGTGGAGCCTCCGTCCGGTCGCTCTTGTCGATCCGCCGGCGGTAGCGAATCCGTCCTGGGCACGGAACGACGTTGATCGGTTCATCCTCTCGCGTCTCGATGCCGATGGCCTCACTCCCGCGCCGGAGGCAGACAGGCGGACGCTGGCGCGGCGATTGAGCTTCGCGCTCATCGGGTTGCCTCCGAATCCCGGGGAAGTCGAGCGTTTCATCGCTGACGAGTCGCCGGATGCCTACGACCGCTATGTGCAGTCCCTGCTCGATAGCCCGCACTTTGGCGAGCGCTGGGCGCGGCATTGGATGGACGTCGTCCATTATTCAGACACGCACGGCTACGAGTGGGACACGCCGGCGAAAAACGCGTGGATGTACCGCGACTACCTCATTCGTGCGTTCAATGCGGACGTGTCGTTCAATCAACTCATCCTCGAACAGATCGCGGGCGACCTCATCGAACCGCGGTTCGACGCCACAACGGGGTTGAACGAATCGCTCATCGCGCCCACGGCGATGCGGCTTGGCGAGCGGCGCCACGGCGACAACGGCGACGCCGAGGGCGTGACGCAGGAGGCGATGGCGAACATCATCGATACGGTGAGCAAGGGGTATCTCGCCACCACGGTCGCCTGCTCGCAGTGCCACGATCACAAGCTGGACGCCATCGCGCAACAGGACTACTTCGGCCTCGCCGGGGTCTTCATGAGTTCACGGTGGATTGCGCGCACCGCGGATACGACCGATCCGAATCGTGCTGTCCTGGACGAATTGAAATCGATCAAGGGCGGCATTCGCGCGGAGATGGCGGAGGTGTGGCGGCAGTCGGAGCAAAGAATCGTAGACGCCGTCCTCGCAACACCCCCGGAGGAACCCGTGAAGACAACGGGCGCAAAGCCGGCGGACAAGCCGGCGCTGCCGGAGTTTCCAAATTCCGCGATTGCACTGTGGCGCGCGATGATCACCGCGATGAAAAGCGGTGAGACGGCGGACGCCACATGGAAAACGGTTGCGGAAGACTACCGCGTGAAGCACGACCAGCGCGTGTCGGAGAATACGGCCAATCTGCAACTGATCGCGGACTTCACCGGCGACGCCATTCCCGATGGGTGGAAAGTGGACGGATTCGGAATGGCGCACGGGCGTGTGCGGGACGGCGAAATCGTTGTCGCGGAGGAGGGCGGGGCGGCGATCGCGCACGTCCTTCCAGCGGGACGCTGGTCGCACGTGTGGTCGTCACGGCTTGCAGGAGCGGTGCGCAGTCCATTGCTCGAACAGGAACCGCCGCTGACGATGTCGGTCGGATACGCGGGTGGCAAACACGCGGCGCAATCGCTCGTCGTCGAAAATGCGTTCCACAGCGAGCGCATGAAGTTTCTGAACCAACCCATGACCGGGTGGATGACGATGACGGCGCGAAACTTGCCCGCGCTCGCGGGCGGCACAGACAACACGCCGCGCCGCGTGTATCTCGAAATGGTGACAAAGGCGCTGAACAATTATTTCCCGCCGCGCGCGGCGTACCAGGGACTCAAGGAAGCCGACGAAAAGGATCCTCGCTCGTGGTTTGGCGTGACGCGCGTGTACAAGCACGCGGCGGACGCGGGGCCGAAGGACGAACTCGCGCATTTTGCGAAGTTGTTCGATGGCGCTGCGCCCGCGTCGAAGCAGGAAGCGGCCGCGCGGTTCGCTGCGTGGATCATGGCGGCGGTCGAAAACTGGCGATCGGAGACATGTGACGAGCGAGATGTTCGGACGTTGAACGAAGCGCTTGCAGCATCGTGGCTGCCGAACGATGCGCTGGCGAACGAGAAATTGGCGCAGTTGGTCGCGCGGTATCGCGAGACGGAGAAACGGCTGCAGCCGGACCGCGTCGTTGGTTCGGTGGACGACTGGCGCGAAGGGCGCGACGAGCGCATCGGCGTGCGCGGGTCGTACACGGAATTTGGCGACCCCGCGCCACGTGGCACCATTCGCTTTCTTGGCGGACCCGCTCCGCGCGCGGAAGAGAACTCGAGCGGGCGACTCGAGTTCGCCCGCGGTATTGCCAGCGACGAGAACCCGCTGACGGCGCGCGTGTTCGTGAACCGCGTGTGGTGTCAACTTTTTGGTGAAGGGATTGTACGCACAGTCGACGATTTCGGGCACCTCGGCGAAACGCCGTCACATCCGGAATTGTTGGACTGGTTGGCGCGGCGGTTTATGGAAGATGGGTGGTCGTTGAAGAAGCTGGCGAAGTTGATGGTCATGTCGGCGACGTGGCGGCAATCGTGCGCTGCGAGCGAGTATGCGGTCGCCGCCGACCCCGAGAACCGGCTGTGGCACCATATGCCGATGCGCCGGCTCGACGCGGAATCGATCCGCGACGCGATGCTGGTTGCCGCGGGCCGGTGGGACGATACAATGTACGGCCCGCCAATCGAGCCGAATCGCGCCGCGGAAGACCCCGCGAAGCGCCTCTACAACGGACCAATCGATGGCGACGGCCGACGCAGTATTTACATCGAGATGACGATGATGGAACCGCCGAGGTTCCTCGCGCTGTTCAATCAGCCGATCCCGAAGCTGTGCACGGGCAAGCGGGACGCGACGAACGTGCCGAACCAGGCGCTGGCGATGTTGAATGACCCGTTTGTTATTGCGATGGCGAAACATTGGGGCGATCGCGCCGTCGCGGATGGCGCGGCGTCGGCGGAGCAGCGCGCACAGCACATGTTCGCGGGGGCACTTGGGCGAATGCCGGACGAATCGGAAGTCGCGCGCGTTGTCGCGCTCGCAAGCCGTTGCGCCGAACTTCACAATGTCCCGGCGGAAACGATGATGACCTGCCAGCCGGTGTGGCAGGACGTGGCGCACGCGCTGTTCAATTTGAAGGAATTCATCTATGTCCAGTGAGCGCGCGGAATCGAATCGGCTGTCGGTGAATCCGCTGTGTCCCGGGTGTGAAGCACCGGCAATGACGCGGCGCGGGTTTCTGCGGCGCACGAGCATGGGGTTTGGCCAACTCGCGCTCGCGGGGCTTGCCAGCCGTTGGGCGGCGGCGGAGCCGCGCGTTCCGACACCGCAGTTCGCGCCGCGCGCAAAGCGCGTGATCTTTTTGTTTATGGACGGAGGGGTGTCTCACATCGACACGTTCGATCCGAAACCGGAACTCGAGAAGCGGCACGGTCAACAGGCGCAGTGGGTCGCCGATCTGAAATCACAGGCGATCAGTCCGTCGCGGAAATGGTTGAAGCACTTGTGGGAATTCAAGCAGCGCGGCGAGTCCGGGTTGTGGGTGAGCGATTTGTTTCCGCACGTGGCGAACGTTGCGGACGATCTGTGCGTTATTCGTTCCGTAGTCGGCGAGACGCCGTTGCACGGAGCGCAGAATCTGTTGTTGCACACGGGCCGCAGCATCGGCGCGGCGCCAAGCTTCGGCGCGTGGATATCGTACGGGCTCGGCACGGAAAACGAACAACTGCCGGGCTACGTGCTGC from Candidatus Hydrogenedentota bacterium encodes:
- a CDS encoding ThuA domain-containing protein translates to MVRAPLTAIPIIMMVMSAAVFAAEPTHVVYEGSGGIGAGKHIVFIASDHEYRGEESLPALARILAKHYGFKCTVIFGTDPKTGFLLPGSSDLHGLSVLKEADLMVIFMRFINMPDDEMQHFVDYVDRGGPIIGLRTSTHAFQIPKERKFHSYDWQYAGKEFEKGFGRQVLGETWVSHYGDNHKQSSRLEIVPEQKEHPILRGVSDMHVQAGCYTADPIEGSVVLAKGIVLNGMTKDSPVDPEKGANPQPVVWVRNYKSKSGKEARVFATTQGASEDILNDGFRRLLVNAHLWCLGMEDQIKPSNNIEFVGPYHPTTFSFTEFRRGIMPADVAGWDTPILNPNAPLVDR
- a CDS encoding c-type cytochrome, producing the protein MRVGRSVPGAVLTVVVALCAATAHAQFAFEKGDRVALVGNALPDRAQHDGWLEAYLQTANPGKDLVFRTLAFSGDEVARRPREEGYPSPDEMLTLMKANVIFAFFGYNESFYHDPEAFKRDLRNFIDETAKKNYDGKNAPRVVLFSPIAHENLNSPNFPDGVENNLWLSIYTDAMARVAAEKSVTFVDLYAPTRALYSAIEDPLTINGVHLNDRGNRELAKVIVEGLGQKINEDSIDMVRTAVLDKNWCWFNRYHATDGNDVWGNRSILKFVDDQTNAEVLQHELVMLDAMSASRDVAIWSAIGGKCIKPDDSNVPKPLLVKTNIAPDGKTGSTAYVPPSEGVNTFKLAKGLRANLFASEEQFPELVNPVQMDVDTKGRIWVAAWETYPKWQPDHEMHDRLLILPDEDRDGVADKAITFAYVHNPTGFTFWNGGVIVVSAPNIWFLKDTDGDDVADVRELMFTGLDSADTHHSANNFDYGADGYIYYQRGIFNVSNVETPWGPAHLHSSKSGMYRFNPRSHRFSFHAVNEPNPHGGDFDYWGYHFATDATSGRAFQVRMDGDGKFKMHELLTKTVRPVPSSGILSTTQFPDEFNGNFIILNSIGFLGIKRYTLENKDGNFWGTEAEDLLVSSDPNFRPSDFRVGDDGALYVSDWQNAIIGHMQHNIRDPSRDHLHGRVYRITAEGRPLLDSVRVDGEPIEALLDLLKHPMNGIRLRARTELSERDTNEVITAVAKWIQQFDVGAEKDAHHLLEALWLHQQHNVLNEGLLTVALNSPHPDARRAAERVKYIWEIEGRIGAQKSAAMDHMAHRHDASADTASYLEQEKSPDPKMEGDTMVVHIQTLKEQMRYDRKAFAVGPGMKVKIVFSNPDAMDHNMIFVQPGSGSQVALAAMMLGADGIKKNWTPQIDKIFAASKMLSMGGKETIEFTAPKELGQYEYICTYPGHYQLMNGIMHVVEDPQKWMNENKDVLNTPGRKFVQEWKIANLINDVSPMGTSWSPERGEKIFKEASCTVCHLQNEKGGRVGPDLTDGTKPMDAAAILTELLDPSKVINEKYKTWHLSVDTGDILEDGDVYGIIVEENADYVRVLTNPLQDLEGKKILYGHIKERTPAPLSTMPTGLLNSYTREEILDLIAYLQSIRVTKN
- a CDS encoding DUF1553 domain-containing protein, whose product is MRRRARTFFAAFGAAFASAWCAGAAENEGWEAAYAERLTWWSLRPVALVDPPAVANPSWARNDVDRFILSRLDADGLTPAPEADRRTLARRLSFALIGLPPNPGEVERFIADESPDAYDRYVQSLLDSPHFGERWARHWMDVVHYSDTHGYEWDTPAKNAWMYRDYLIRAFNADVSFNQLILEQIAGDLIEPRFDATTGLNESLIAPTAMRLGERRHGDNGDAEGVTQEAMANIIDTVSKGYLATTVACSQCHDHKLDAIAQQDYFGLAGVFMSSRWIARTADTTDPNRAVLDELKSIKGGIRAEMAEVWRQSEQRIVDAVLATPPEEPVKTTGAKPADKPALPEFPNSAIALWRAMITAMKSGETADATWKTVAEDYRVKHDQRVSENTANLQLIADFTGDAIPDGWKVDGFGMAHGRVRDGEIVVAEEGGAAIAHVLPAGRWSHVWSSRLAGAVRSPLLEQEPPLTMSVGYAGGKHAAQSLVVENAFHSERMKFLNQPMTGWMTMTARNLPALAGGTDNTPRRVYLEMVTKALNNYFPPRAAYQGLKEADEKDPRSWFGVTRVYKHAADAGPKDELAHFAKLFDGAAPASKQEAAARFAAWIMAAVENWRSETCDERDVRTLNEALAASWLPNDALANEKLAQLVARYRETEKRLQPDRVVGSVDDWREGRDERIGVRGSYTEFGDPAPRGTIRFLGGPAPRAEENSSGRLEFARGIASDENPLTARVFVNRVWCQLFGEGIVRTVDDFGHLGETPSHPELLDWLARRFMEDGWSLKKLAKLMVMSATWRQSCAASEYAVAADPENRLWHHMPMRRLDAESIRDAMLVAAGRWDDTMYGPPIEPNRAAEDPAKRLYNGPIDGDGRRSIYIEMTMMEPPRFLALFNQPIPKLCTGKRDATNVPNQALAMLNDPFVIAMAKHWGDRAVADGAASAEQRAQHMFAGALGRMPDESEVARVVALASRCAELHNVPAETMMTCQPVWQDVAHALFNLKEFIYVQ